The following nucleotide sequence is from Streptomyces brevispora.
GATGTTCCGGGCTCGTATGTCGAGTGCCCGGACCCTTCCGCGCCACGGGGATTATCCGATGGGTCGGACTTATTCCCCGCGGCGGCCGTCCGGGGCGGAGGAAAGGGATCGTCGACCAGGCCCGCCCGAGTCAGATGGACACCGGCTTGAAAGCGGCTGACGGCTCCCTGTTCATCCATTATTTCGGCAATATGCCGACGGCATGTGCGGACCGATATGCTGAGCCGGCGAGCCACCATTTCGTCTTTGTGGCCCATGGACAGAAGGTGCACTATCGATTTCTTGAGTTCATCGATTGCGTGCGGAGTCTTCTTCGTGTCGGGAATGAGTGGGCTTGCGGTGTTCCACAGGTTTTCGAAAGCGGCGCAGGCGAAGGCGACCACGGCCGGGTCCCGCACCGCGACCGCCGTCGTCGCGCCGGCTCCCCGGGAGGAGTCCGGGGGGTGGGGCAGGACGAGCGCTTCGCGATCGAAGGCGATGAGCGGATCGATCAGTTCGGCACTGGTCCTGACCTCGGCGCCGTGCTGGGTCAGCTCCCGCACCAGGGCCCGGGTGACCAGGTCGCCGCGTATGGCGTGCTGGTAGATCAGCCGGGCCCGCACCCCGCGGGCGAGCAGGTTCAGCACGATGATCCGGGCGGCCGGGAAGGACTGGCAGGGGCGGGCGCCACTGGGTAGGACGAGGAGGAGCTCCTCGCGGCAGTGGCTGCTCATGTCACTGATCAGCGCGTGAAAGGCCGTGGTGCGGGCGGAGTCGCACGCAGGGGCGGTGGCGGGAGGAGCCGCGGGGTCCGGCCGGTTCTCCGCGCTGTCGCGGGGGCCGTCCGTGTGACGTTCGCGCAGTTGCGCTCCGAGCGCCCGTGCCAGCATCGCCGAGGTCTCCTCGCCATCCACCGGGTCGACGAGTCCGCCGTCGGCGGCACCTGACCGGATCAGGCCCAGGAGGCGCAGTACCCGCTCCGCGCCGATCGACTGCTCAGGGCTCAGGCTCAGCCCCTCGGCGACGTCCGCACGCTCGAACCGGGTTGCTTCCGCGGCGAATCCATGCGTTGGCGTCCCGTGGTCCAGCGGTGTGCATTCCCCGGCCGGGTGAGACCCTCTCGCTGCCGGCATTTACTGTTCCCCCTTGCGCCCGCAGGTCGGTGGGCGTCAACTCTAAGGTATCTGGATTTCGTGAGGAGAATAAGGAGCATTAATTCTCTCACGAGCGATCCGAGGGTCTGGTTGTGCAGTGGAGAGGGGAGGTGTGGAAAATGTCGGAAAAGTTGCTGGAAATTAACGCCAAGGTAATCGGGGAGTTGTCTCGGTGGTGCCGAGTCGGGATGAATTCCCCTCATACGGAATTTCCTGCAAGAGTGAAGGAAGTGTGATTGATCGATCACGAGCGTAACCGAGAGGATTGCAAATGGAACAGTATTTGCTCAATCAATGCATTTCGTTTACTTTTCCTTTACTCGCGTTCGGGTTGCGAACGACGTTTGGCTCCGCCGCGCGGAGGGAACTGATTAGTTGAAGATTTTCCCGCTTTCCACCGTGCGGCAAGCTGCGCGCCACGGAGGTCCTCCGGAACGTGGCAGTGCGCGGACCGGCTGGTCAGTTCACGCCGGCAGTGCGATCGCGGTCAGGACGAAGCCGCGCCCCACCGTCCAGCGCCCGGAGAACGCGCCGTGACGTCGCCCGGCCAGTTCGGGCCCCGGCACCAGCAGCCGCGCCGAGAACGTGCCCGCCGGGTCGAAGTCGAGCTCCGCCTCCGTGAAGTCGAGCTCACGCCGGGTCAGCGGATACCAGGTCTTGAACACCGACTCCTTGGCGCTGAACAGCAACCGGTCCCAGTGCACGTCCGGGCGCCGCCGGGAGAGTTCGGCGAGCCCGGCCCTCTCGCGCGGCAGGGAGATGACCTCCAGGACACCGTCGGGCAGCGGCAGATTGGGTTCCGCGTCGATGCCCAGTGACGCGATGGCCTCGGTGCGGGCGATCGCCGCCGCGCGGAAGCCGGGGCAGTGGGTCATGCTGCCGGTCACCCCGTCCGGCCAGTTGATCGCACCCCGCTTCCCGGACAACAGGGGGGCCGGCGGCAGACCGAGCTCGGCCATGGCACGCCGTGCGCACAGCCGCACGGTGGTGAACTCGGCCCGGCGGCGCGCCACCGCCTGGGCGACCGCTGCCGCCTCCGCCGGAAAGAGCCCGCGGTCCCGCGTGGGTGACAGATCGCCGAACGTGCTCACGGCGGCCACGTCCGGGGGCAGTATGGCGGCGATCATCCCGCGTGCCCCGACGCGGGCCGGGGCAGGATCTGGCGCAGCGGGGAGCGGGACGGCCGGGAACGCCACTCCCTCGGGTATCCGATCGACACCTCCTCGAAGCGGACCCCGTCGTGGGCGGTGACCCGGGGTATGTGGAGGTGGCCGTAGACGACGGTGACCGCCCGGAAGCGCCGGTGCCAGTCGGCGGTCAGCTCCGTGCCGCACCACTGGGCGAACTCGGGGTGGCGCAGGACCCGCGTCGGGTCCCGTACCAGCGGATAGTGGTTGACCAGGACCGTGCCGTACCGGGGGTCGACGGCCGCGAGCCGTTCCTCGGTGAGGGTGACCCGGGCCCGGCACCAGGCGTCCCGCGACGGGTACGGGTCGGGGTGGAGCAGGAACTCATCGGTGCACACCACCCCCGATTGGTGGGCGACCCGCAGGGATTCCTCCTTGGTACCGGTCCCGGGGGCGAAGAAGGAGTAGTCGTACAGCACGAACAGGGGGGCGACCGTGACCGGTGCCTCCCCGCCGTGCCAGACCGGGTACGGGTCCTCGGGGGTCAGTACGCCCAGGCCCCGGCACATCTCGACCAGGGCCTCGTAGCGTGCGACGCCGCGCAGCGTGACGGGGTCGGAGGGAGGGGTCCACAACTCGTGGTTGCCGGGGGCCCAGACGACCTGGGAGAAACGCTCCGAGAGGAGTTTCAGCGCCCAGGCGATGTCCTCGAACTTCTCGCCGACATCCCCGGCGACGAGCAGCCAGTCGTCCTCGGACTCCGGCCGGAGGGACTCCGTGATGCGCCGGTTCTCCGCATGGGCGACGTGCTGGTCGCTCAGCGCGAGCAGCTTTCCGTGGGTCACGGAGATCAGTCCTTCCACTCCGTGCTGACGCCGTGATCCACCCCGAGCCCGGAAGGCTCTGATCAGACGGCTTCGGCAGCGGAGACCGCGAGGTGGAGGTCCACCGGCAGGTCCTGCCGGCGCGTGATGTTGAGCTTGCGATAGACGCGCGTGAGGTGCTGCTCCACGGTACTGACGGTGATGTGAAGTTTCAGGGAGATCTCACGGTTGGTGTAGCCGCTCGCCGCGAGGGTGGCCACCCGGCGCTCGGAGTCGCTCAGCTTGGTGTCGGGATCGGAGCGGTACTCCTCCGGGGCGCCGCTCCGGCTCATCCGGTCCTCCGGGCCGAGCTCCGGGCGGATCTCCTCGCACAGCGACTGGGCACCGCACTCCCGCGCCAGGTTCCAGGCCCTGCGGATCACCGCGTCGGCCCGGGCGGGCTCGGCGATCGCCCGCAGGGAACGGCCCAGCGCGGCGAGCGAACGGGTCAGCTCCACCCGGTCGCCGGAGCGGCTCAGTTCGTCGACCGACTGGTTGAGCAGGGCGAGTTGCTGGCGCGGATCCGACGTCACCGCGCGCAGCCGCAGACTGATCCCGCGCACCCACGGTCTTCGCGCGTCAGGGTCCGCGAACTGCTGTTCCACGAGCACTTTGGCCCGCTGCGTCTCACCGAGCCGGAACAGTACGTCGGCCGCGTCCGTGCGCCAGGGCAGGATCGCCGGCCGGTCCACGCCCCAGCTCCTGGCGAGCCGGCCCGCTTCCAGGAAGTCGCCCAGCGCGGCGTGGAGTTGATGGGTCGCCATGAGATAGAGGCCGCGGGCGCGCAGATAGGCGAGACCGTGGGTGCTCTTGAACAGCGTCTCCGCGACGGGCTGGTGGAGCTGGCGGGCGGCCGCCGCATGGTCGCCATGAGGGTGCGTGCCCGGATCAGGGTGGCCGTCGGGCTCCCCATGAACGCGCTGCTGCTCTGCTCGGGCAGGCAGTCCAGTGCCCGGCGCGCGTACTCCTCGGCGGCGTGCAGATCGCTCAGCCGCAGAAGCACCGCCGCGAGCGCCGAGGAGAACAGGGCCTGCCAGGCGGGGGCCTTCTGCCGCTCGGTTTCGGCGATCAGCTCGCGGCAGCAGACGGCGGCCCGTTCGGGGTGACCGAAGTAGGAGAGGGTCCGCAGCGCACGCAGGACGGGTTCCAGCGTCTCGGTGCTGCATCAGGGTGTCGCCGTCGGCTCGGGCCCGGCCGCCTGAAGGGTCGAGCAACGCCTGAAGTGGCGGGCCGTAGCTGTTCGGTGGGGGCGGCGGGGTGCCCGGAAGGGAGCGGGTACCGTGCCGCCGCCCGCTCAGAGTTCGTCGCGCACCAGGCCGGCGTCCCGCAGCTCGCTCACCCAGATGTCCATGTCGGTACGGGTGTTCTCCGGGTCCGTGCACCACAGCTCGGCCAGCATCTCGGCCGCCGGGCCGATGTGGCCGTTGTGCTGGCGCAGTGCGATCCACATGGCCGCGGCGACGGGGCTGCACCGGTAGCCGGCGCCGTCCGCCGGGGTGAGGAATTCGAGGTACCCGTCCTCGGTGACGCGTGAGGTGACGCCGTGTTCTGGTCGTACCGGCACTCTGGCCTCCGTAGTCGACAGCCGACCGGTGACGGCCAACCGTGAGAAGGAGGCGTGACCGTGTACGCGGGGCGGGTTGGGATGTCTGTCAGGCCGGTGCGCTTACGGGCGCCGGCCGGGACTGCCTCGCACATCGGCTCATGAGGGCGGACTGCCCGATGCCGCGATAGACGTTCGTCTAGTACGGTCGTCTAGATTCTGGTGAGCAAAGCGCAACTCTGTCCGGATTGAATCGTCCGGGGCATGCAGCACGCATGCCCCGGAGATGACTCCGGGGCATGCGGCAGTGGGCTTCCCGAAGCGGCGCCGGTCCCGGCGCCGCTCGTGCGGGACTTGTGCAGGACTCACCTGTGGGTGACCGGGCGAGCGGGCCGGACAGCCCGGCGCCGCCGCCGGCCGGTCACGATCTCACCGGCGCCACGCTCATGCGGCCACGGATCAGATCGAGGACCGGAGCCACATGGGAGTCCAGGAAGAAGTGGCCACCGGGAAACACTTTCAGCTCGAACGACGCCGTGGTGTGCTCACGCCACGACGACGCCTCGTCGACGGTCACCTGCGGATCGTCGTCACCGACGAGTGCCACCACGTCCAGGCCGAGCGGCGGTCCCGGCCGGAAGCGGTAGGTCTCCGCGGCCGTCTCCCCGCCTCGGTGTCACACCGGCTCCGCGTACCGCGGACCCGAGGCGTATACGATGCTCTATGCGTGCGTGATACGCATGGGAAGGCTTCCGATGAAGGCAGGCGCGAGATGACTACTGGTGAAGGATCGAGCACGGAAGGCGTCGGCCTGCCGAACAGCATCGCGGTGCTCTGGGAACTGCGGAACAGGGAACAGCGCACCGCGCGTACCGGCCTGAGCGTCGAGCGCATCGTGACGGCCGCCATCGAGTCGGCGGACGCCGACGGCCTCGCCGGGCTGTCCATGTCCCGGGTCGCCAAGAGCCTCGACTTCGGCACCATGTCGCTGTACCGCCACGTGTCGAGCAAGGACGAGCTGCGGCAGCTGATGCTGGACATGGCCTACGGCGTCCCGCCCCGCATCGAGACGGCGGCGGGGGACTGGCGGGACGGGCTGGAGCAGTGGGCCCGCGCCTTCCAGGAGGTCTTCCACCGGCACCCCTGGATGCTCCAGATCTCGGTCAGTGGGCCGCCCCTGGAGCCGGGCCAGCTCAGCTGGCTGGAGTGCGGGCTGCGCACCCTGGGCGGCACCGCCCTGAGGCCGGACGAGAAGCTCTCCGTGATGATGCTGATGATCGGCTACGTGCGCAACAACGTGCAGATGTCGCTCGGTGTCGTCACCCAGGACATCAGCGAGGAGGACCTGATGGCCAACTACGGCCGTGCGCTGGCCAAGTACGCCGACTCCGCCTCGTTCCCCGCCCTCGCCGAACTGCTGGAGGCCGGGGCGTTCAACGAGCCCGAGGACGACTTCACCTTCGGGCTCCAGCGGGTCCTGGACGGAGTCGAGGTACTGGCCCGGATCCGCAACGGCGAGAAGCCGCTCACCTGACGGGACCACCGGCCGGGCCCGACGCGTGACCGGCCGGTAGTCCCGTGGGACCGGCCGGTCCCACGTCGGGCCATGCGGAAGGGGGCTGGTTCCCCACCCGACCGGGTGGGGAACCAGCCCCCTTCCTTCGTCTCCGGTGCCTCAGCTCGCGGTGGGCTGCATACGTGCCGGAGCGGGTACGGTCGCCGGTGCGTCGATGTCGTACGGGTCGGTCGGCTCGCCCGTCTCGATCGGCACCTTGCGCAGCAGCATCGCGACGATCGCGGCGACCACGACCATGGCGGCGGCCCCGGACAGCGCGGCTACCTGGAGGCCGTGGGTGAAGGCCTCACGGCTGGCGGAGATCAGTTCGGAGCCGATCGCGGCCGGCTGCTGGGCGGCGACCGTGGCGGCGCCGCCGATGGTGTTGCGGACCGCGCCCAGCGCCTCGCCGCCGAGACCGGCCGGGTTCACCGCGTTCATGTCATGCCGGTAGATGGCGGAACCGATGCTCCCGATGACCGCGAAGCCGAACGCGCTGCCGAACTCGGTGAACGTCTCCGAGGTCGCCGTGGACGATCCGGCGTGCTCCTTCGGCGCCGAGGTGACGACGATCTCCGCCGTGAGCGTCTTCGACGCCGTCATGCCGGCCGCCATCAGCCCCACGCCCACCAGCAGGACGGCGACGTTCGAGCCCACCGTGAGGCGGCTGAGCACGCCGAAGCCGATGGCCATCACCAGCATGCCGCTGGTGACCAGGAAGACCGGTTTGACCTTGCGGGACAGGGCCGAGACGAGGCCGACCGCGATCCCGATCGCCGGCATCACCGCCATGGACCACAGGGCCGCCCGGAACGGTGTCATGCCCAGCACCATCTGGAGGTACTGGTTGGTGAGGATGCTGACGCCCATGAACGAGAACATCACCATCAGGTTGGTCAGGATCGCCCCGGTGAAGCCGCCGTAGCGGAACAGCGAGATGTCGATGAGTGGGTGGGACGTCATGCGCTGGCGCTGCACGAAGGCGATGAGCAGCACGAGACCGACGGCTGCCCAGATCGCGGGGTCGCGGTCCCAGCCGTCCACGGCCAGCTCCTTGAGGCCGTAGATGAACGGCATGATGCCCGCGACCGACAGGAACGCGCCGAGCACGTCCAGCTTGCCGCGCGAGGTGTCGCGTCGCTCCGGCAGCAGGATCGGGGCCAGGATCAGCACCAGCACCATGACCGGGGTGTTGATCATGAAGACCGAACCCCACCAGAAGTTGTTCAGCAGCAGTCCGCCCACGACCGGGCCGAGGGCCGCGCCGGTGGCGAGGGTGCCGCTCCAGGCGGCGATGGCCGACTTGCGCTGCTTGGAATCGTGGAACATGTTGCGGATCAGGGCCAGCGAGGTCGGCGTCAGCGTCGCGGCGCCGAGTCCCAGCAGGGCGCGCGAGCCGATGAGCATCTCGGGAGTGTCCGCGGTCGCGGCGAGCGCGGACGCGACGCCGAAGACCAGGGCCCCGGTGATCAGGAGCTTCCGCCGTCCGAAGCGGTCACCCACCCAGCCCATCGTGATCAGCGCGCCGGCCAGCACGAAGCTGTAGATGTCCGTGATCCACAGCAGCTGGGTGGCGCTCGGCTTCAGCGACTCGCTGATGGGCGTGATCGCGAAGCCGAGTACCGAGATGTCAATGGCGATCAGCAGGGTGACCAGGACGATCACCACGAGGCCGAGCCATTCCTTGAGCCCCGCCCGGGGCTTGTTTTCTGTCACGGCAAACGTCCATGCCTTCCTGCGTCATGACCCTGAGTACATAACACGCTGAGCGTATCAGGTACGCGTAAGCGTGTCGCGTACTCATCGGCGGCGGATCGGGGCTCCCGAGCCTCGCCCCGTCATGGCTTCAGCCCGTTCGGCCGAGCAGTTCCCGCGCCCGGCTCAGCAGCGCCCGGCGGTCGATCTTCCGGTTGGCGTTGAGCGGGAATTCCGTGATGTGGAAGAAGTGCTGGGGGAGGACGGCCCGGGGGAGTGTGCGGCTCAGCTCGCGGGCCAGGACGACGGGGGGCACGCGCTCTCCGGTGTGGAACGCGGCCAGCGTGATGCCCTGATCGGAGGGCATCGGCACCGCGACGCCGTCCTCCACCCCCGGACACCGGCGCAATGCCTCGTCGATCTCCGCCAGCTCGAACGTGCCCACCCTGCTGATCTCCGGGCGCCATGACGAAGCCACCCCCGCGACCGTGCAACCGTTCCAGGACCTCATTCCGGGAGCGCGCTGGGAGATATTCGAGGAATCCAGTCACCTGCCGCACCTTGAGGAACCGGAACACTTCCGCGAGGTCATGAGGGCGTTCCTGCAAGAAGTCGACCCCAGCTGACTCCCCGGCGCCGACGGCAGCGCACCCAGGCAGAGGGCGTGGCAGAGCAGACAGGCAGAACACGCAGACAGAGCACACAGGCGGGGCAGCGCGGGCCCGTGGCCGGCCCGGGCACGCAAGGTGGAGCAACAGAGCACCTCCACGCTGTTCCGACGGCCGCGGGTTGCATAGAGTGCTGGCAGCATGCCGCGCCTCGGCGCGGAGGCCCGGTTGCCACCCGCAAGGGAAAGACAACCGGGACAGGAGTGGTCAGGTAGTCGCAAGGCGTGTCCGGAGTGGTGTACGAGGTCCGGGCCGCCTGCCGCGGCAGGGGTATCCCGGGCACGGGTCCGGGGTTTCGTTGAGAGGTTGGTTGTAATGGTCATCGGTCGTGTGGTGCGGTTCGACGGTGCGAAGGGCTATGGGTTCATCGCTCCCGACCATGGCGGCGAGGACGTCTTCCTCCATGTGAACGACCTTCTCATTCCCGAGGCCTCCCTCCGGCCCGGTCTGATGGTCGAGTTCGAGATCGAGCAGGGCGACCGGGGCCTGAAGGCATCCTCGGTGCAGCTCGCCCCCGGCAGCGGGCCGGCAGTGGTTCCGGCAGCTGTGTTCCCGGGGCGCGCCGACTCCCCGAGCCGGCAGATCGCGGACGGCGACGACGTGTTGTGCGATGTGCTCAACTCGGAGGAGTACGTACGGGACGTCACGGAAGTGCTGCTGGAATCGGCACCCACGCTCACCGCGGCGCACGTTCTTCAGGTACGCCAGGGGATGCTGCTGTTCGCCAAGAAGCACGGCTGGGTCGAGGGCTGAGCCAAGAAACCCTGTTACACGCCGCGGCCCGGGGACCACAGGTCCCCGGGCCGTCGCCCGTCCCCCGTCCGGCATCCGACGGACGGTGCGGGGACCGTCCCCCGTCCGGCATCCGACCAACGGCGCCGGGCCACTCGCACGTCGCCCGTCGGCTGTGACGAACGGCACCGGCCCCGGGCCTGTCCGGCCCCGCGTTAGCGCCGGTTAACCTGCCTCTCATGACCGTAACCCTCGAAGTAAGCGGCGGCGTCGGCACGATCCGGCTGGACCGTCCGCCGATGAACGCCCTGGACATCGCCACCCAGGACCGGCTGCGCGAGCTCGCCGAGGAGGCGTCCGGGCGCGACGACGTGCGCGCCGTGGTGCTCTACGGCGGCGAGAAGGTGTTCGCGGCGGGCGCGGACATCAAGGAGATGCAGGCCATGGACCACCCCGCGATGGTCGTACGGTCCAAGGCCCTGCAGGAGTCCTTCACCGCGGTGGCCAGGATCCCCAAGCCCGTCGTCGCGGCCGTCACCGGCTACGCGCTCGGCGGCGGCTGTGAACTGGCCCTCTGCGCCGACTTCCGGATCGTCGGCGACAACGCCAAGCTGGGACAGCCGGAGATCATGCTCGGCCTGATCCCGGGCGCGGGCGGCACCCAGCGGCTCGCCCGTCTCGTGGGCCCCTCCAAGGCCAAGGACCTGATCTTCACCGGCCGCCACGTCAAGGCCGACGAGGCCCTCGCCATGGGCCTGGTGGACCGTGTGGTGCCCAGCGCCGAGGTGTACGAGCACGCGCACGCCTGGGCCGCCAGACTGGCGAAGGGCCCGGCCCTCGCGCTGCGCGCCGCCAAGGAGGCCATCGACGCCGGACTGGAGACGGACATCGACTCCGGCCTCACGATCGAGCGGACCTGGTTCGCCGGACTCTTCGCCACGGAGGACCGGGAGCGCGGTATGCGCAGCTTTGTGGACGAAGGACCGGGCAAGGCCAAATTCCTCTGACCGAACGCCAGTTGGGAACAGATCACTGCGCGTTCATCCGTGTGGGCGGATTAGCTGAGCCTTAAGGCAACCTTAAGGCTCAGCGTTCCCCCGGTCCCGGCGAACCCGTTCGGGTGCGGTGTTCATGCAGGTCGGTGGGGGTGCGGGCGGGTACGCCTTGCCGGTGGCATATGACAAGGAGCCGCTGTGGAACTACTGATTCCGGGTCAGGGATTCCCGCGGAACGGCCCCGGGGCGTCCGCCGTCCAGCCATGATGGTGTCCATGGCGGGCCTGGAGGGTGTGGAGCAGCCGCGACAGCGCTGCGGCGCGACAGCGGCACGGAGGATGCCGGCTGTCGAGAACGAACAGGCGTTCAAGGCGCTGGAGTTGTTCGGAAATCCGACGGAGGACGAAGTCCGGCTGCCCTCCCGCCCGGAGTCCGCGGCCACCGCCCGCCGGCTCACTTCCTGTGTGGTGCTGGGTCAGTGGGCGCTCTCCCCGCAGACCGCCGAGTACGCCGTCCTGCTCGTTTCGGAACTCGTCGGCAACGCCGTACGGCACACCGGCGCCAGGGTCTTCGGTCTGCGGATGCTGCGCCGTCGCGGCTGGATCAGGATCGAGGTGCGCGACCCCTCGCGTGGACTCCCGTGCCTCATGCCCGTGCAGGAGATGGACATCAGCGGGCGGGGCCTCTTCCTCGTCGACAAGCTGTCCGACCGGTGGGGTGTGGATCTGCTGCCGCGCGGCAAGGTCACCTGGTTCGAGATGCGGATCTCCGACCGCTGACACCGACCGCCGCCCAGGCGTACCGACCCGCAAGGCTCGGGACATGCAGAAGCCGGAAAGCGCAGAAGTCCCAGGATGCACAGAAGCCCCCGGTTCGGCCGTGGTGCGGCGCTGCGGGGGCTGCTGTGTGGGGACCGTGAATTGGGGGGTGTGTTCACGGCCGCTTATGGCGACCTGGCCCGGGTCAAAGGAGGTCGTGTCACCGACTATGGCAGACGGGCGACTCCACCGCCAAAGCCGCAAATAGCCCATTCGGTAACGTATCTGGACGTTCTATCGGTGAATCGTAGGTGTGTTGGGTCACTCACCTGGAATTCCACGAGCATTTATGGGTCCTCGCGGGTGATTCATTGATCGCCGAAGGTGCGGACGGTGCGCATCCGTGTGACCTGCGGAAGTAGCGAAGGCGGTCAATTGTTATTTTCCTGACATTTCGCACTTACTGTTCTGCACATGAACGCCTCCGACACACCGGTGCACCGCCGCAGCGCCCTGCGCGCAGGAGCCGGGGCCGCCCTCGTCGCAGCCCTCGCCGCCGGTTGCGGGGACGGGAACAGTGCCGGGACATCGGCGAAGACCCTCACCCACCCGGCACCGAAGAAGCCGGCCGGTACCGCCGGAGCGCCCGCCCCCGCGCCCGCCCCACGCCGCTTCCCCGGGCAGCCGGTGCAGATCGACCACGGCCCCCGCGACCGGGCGCGCGTCGCCCTCACCTTCCACGGCCAGGGCGACCCCGCCATCGCCCGGACCGTCCTGGCCGAGGCCGAACGGGCCCGTGCGAAGGTCACCGTGCTCGCCGTCGGCAGCTGGCTCGACGAACACCCCGAGATGGCCCGCCGGATCCTCGACGGCGGCCACGACCTCGGCAACCACACCCAACACCACATCGACATCTCCTCGATGGGCGAGGCGCAGGCGTACGCGGAGATCACCGGCTGCGCCCAGCGGCTGCGCCGGCTCACCGGCTCCATCGGCACCTGGTTCCGGCCCTCGCGCACCCAGTACGCCACCCCGCTCGTCCAGCGGCTCGCCGTCCGCGCGGGGTATCCGCACGTCCTCTCGTACGACGTGGACTCCCTCGACTTCACCTCGCCCGGCGCCGCGGCCGTCACCCGCAAGGTGGCCGGGGAGATCCGTAACGGATCGGTGGTGAGCATGCACTTCGGCTACGCGGACACGGTCGCCGCGCTGCCCGTCCTTCTCACCGAACTCGACCGCCGCGGACTGCGTGCGGTGACGACCACGGAGCTGTTGACCTGATGCTTCCCTCCACCACACGCGCCACGGCCCTGCTCGGGGGCGTCCTGCTCGCCGCGCTCACCGGCTGCGGCACCCCCGCCCCCAAGACGTCGTCCGACGCCACCACCGAGGCCGCCGCACCCGCCAGACCCGAGCACGTCACCCCGCCCGCACCGCCCGGACTGGCCGGGATGCCGCCCGTGCTCGATCCCGCGAACGTGTACGCGGCCGACGCGGCGGGAAAGCTGTCGCCGGTCGTCAAGGGCTTCCCCTCCCGGGTGTACGTACCCAACACCAACTCCAACACGGTGACGGTGATCGACCCCGCCACCTACAAGGTCATCGAGACCATCCCGGTCGGCCGCCAGCCGCAGCACGTCGTCCCGTCCTGGGACCTGAAGACCCTCTGGGTGAACAACGACCTCGGCGACAGCCTCACCCCGATCGACCCGGCGACCGGCAAGGCGGGGAAGACGGTCGCCGTCTCCGATCCGTACAACCTCTACTTCACCCCGAACGGCAAATACGCCATCGTGATGGCCTCGATGGACCGTCAACTGGTCTTCCGCGACGCGCACACCATGAAGACGGCCAAGGCGGTCCCGGTCAGCTGCGCTGGCGTGAACCACGCGGACTTCTCGGCGGACGGCCGCTACTTCATCGTCTCCTGCGAGTTCTCCGGCGAACTCCTCAAGGTCGACACGGCCGGGATGAAGGTCGTGGGCCAGCAGAAACTGCCGTTCAAGGGCGCCATGCCGCAGGACGTGAAGCTGTCGCCCGACGGCAGCACCTTCTACATCGCGGACATGATGGCGAACGGCATGTGGGTGCTGGACGGAAAGAAGTTCACCACCCCGAAGCTGCTGCCCACCGGCAAGGGCTGCCACGGGCTCTACGTCA
It contains:
- a CDS encoding ATP-binding protein; this translates as MMVSMAGLEGVEQPRQRCGATAARRMPAVENEQAFKALELFGNPTEDEVRLPSRPESAATARRLTSCVVLGQWALSPQTAEYAVLLVSELVGNAVRHTGARVFGLRMLRRRGWIRIEVRDPSRGLPCLMPVQEMDISGRGLFLVDKLSDRWGVDLLPRGKVTWFEMRISDR
- a CDS encoding polysaccharide deacetylase family protein produces the protein MNASDTPVHRRSALRAGAGAALVAALAAGCGDGNSAGTSAKTLTHPAPKKPAGTAGAPAPAPAPRRFPGQPVQIDHGPRDRARVALTFHGQGDPAIARTVLAEAERARAKVTVLAVGSWLDEHPEMARRILDGGHDLGNHTQHHIDISSMGEAQAYAEITGCAQRLRRLTGSIGTWFRPSRTQYATPLVQRLAVRAGYPHVLSYDVDSLDFTSPGAAAVTRKVAGEIRNGSVVSMHFGYADTVAALPVLLTELDRRGLRAVTTTELLT
- a CDS encoding YncE family protein → MLPSTTRATALLGGVLLAALTGCGTPAPKTSSDATTEAAAPARPEHVTPPAPPGLAGMPPVLDPANVYAADAAGKLSPVVKGFPSRVYVPNTNSNTVTVIDPATYKVIETIPVGRQPQHVVPSWDLKTLWVNNDLGDSLTPIDPATGKAGKTVAVSDPYNLYFTPNGKYAIVMASMDRQLVFRDAHTMKTAKAVPVSCAGVNHADFSADGRYFIVSCEFSGELLKVDTAGMKVVGQQKLPFKGAMPQDVKLSPDGSTFYIADMMANGMWVLDGKKFTTPKLLPTGKGCHGLYVSRNAKEMYISNRGEGSISVFDFADKKLAKKWHLPGGGSPDMGGVSADGKVLWLTGRYNAEVYAIDTTSGKQLARIPVGKGPHGLAVYPQPGRYSLGHTGVFR